Part of the Tamandua tetradactyla isolate mTamTet1 chromosome 11, mTamTet1.pri, whole genome shotgun sequence genome, AGACCCGGCTGCCCTGGGAGCTGGTTCCTCCTTGGACCCTCAGCCAGGAAGAGCTGGGTTCAGAAGCGGCAGTCTGCAGCCTCTGCCGTGCTGGCCTCTGTCCCCATGAGAGCTCAAGCTCCATCTGGGGCCAGAAGGGAGGCTGGGGCCTAGGCAGGGCTGAGTCCTGAGTGGGAGCCCACTCCCTGCCGCCCCTGCCGGGCAGGCTTTGAGCACATACCTGAGGTTTGGCAGCACCTGGCCCACCGGCCTCAGGGCTGACGCAACAGGAGGGCTGCAGGCCTTCCCTGGAAAAGCAGCTGGGATCTTGAGGGCTCGTCCTCCTCCAGCCCccagaggaggagaggaaggaaagaaggagctgCTTATAGCCGGGGTGGGTGGGGTGAAGGGGTCGCGCTGCGTCCCACTGGGGTCTGCCCTGGGTTCCTGCCCCAGGAGGGTCCGAGCAGTGGGACATTGCTGTCACCTGGCCCCATCTCACCCCGCTGGCGGGCAGCTGCCTCCCTTCCCACTGTGACAGCGTAGGCGCTGTCCCCACCTGAGGAAGCCAGGTCCCCCAGCCAGGCTGGGCCCAGCCTCTGGGGTCTGAGACTGGCCCACACCCAGACCGAGGGCTGATGAGAGAGACAGACGGACTGCGGAAATGGTGGGTGGCCACGCCAGACCCACGAGGCCCGGATGGAGAAAGCCAGGGCTGCTCGGCCAGGACAAAAGAAGCTTAGCGGGGAGGGGGGCTGGGCTGTTGTGTGGGAGCCCGCAGACCCCAGTTCCAGAAAAGAAACACTTTCCAACAAGCTGCACCCCATCCCTGCACCTTTGTTATGGGAAATTGTCCAGCCCTCCCTTGCTCCAGCACATTCTGTGGTTCCCCATTGAGTTCCAGAAAGAGCTCGGCCCAGCATTTGAGGCCCTTCTCACCAGCTCTGCGGCACCCCCAGCCCACCAAGACACCTCAGCTCCCTTCTGCATCCCTCCTAAGATTTGCCACCTCTGGCCTTTGCAAATGCCTTTCTTGCTGCCTGGAATGCCCACCTGGAAAACTCCTATATATCCTTCAGGGCCCCAATTCCTATGTCCCCTCCTTTGGGGAAACCTTGCCCTttctgccacccccccccccaaagtgcCTCCATTTACTGAACTACAAGTTATTTGTCTTTGAAatggtggggtgtgtgtgtgagaattCTCCCTAAAAGCATTTTTCAGggcacccccaaaataaatacatattaactGCCTTTAAATTGAATTTGGCGTTGGGGTGGGGCCTGTGTGCAGGCAGCACTCTGTGTGTTCGTTTTTATCTTCCTCCTCCCAGATTCTGCGGTTTCAAAACTCTTGTTCTAAGCCTTTCACTGTTCCAAGATTCCCTAACCCCCCTCGCGACGCTAGGAATTTTAAGAACCCCTGgttctaaaattataaaagtctGAAATGCTGTGGGTGGGACAAAGGACCTCCTGTGCCCCGGGCTGACCCCAGGGTGACTGGAGCTGGGGTCtcttggtggggtggggtgggggatgggggggctGCACCCCCTCCCACTGCCCCGtggctggggggggtgggggaaatggCTTTCCAGGAGGCCCCTCTGGCCCACGTTCAAATGGGGGGTGGTGGGCGGGACTTGGGTTCAGGGGCTTCGATGGGGGGATGGAGACAGTGGAGGGAGgcttggggcaggggtggggggtggaggaccTCAGGTTCCTCAGTGGGAACTTGGGGCCCGGTGCTCCCTCCCGGGGGGCTGTCGGCAAGGGTCCGGGGGCACCTGAGATGCCCTCCCCAGCCCGCTGCACCCTCGGGAGGCCCTGTCAGCACCCTGGGGAGGGGGTTCAGGAGGAAGCCCCCCCCACTGCGGCCCCGCCCCCACACCCAGCTGGCTCAGGCCTGGCAGCAGCCGCAGACCCGGCACTTTTTCCAGGAAAGGTATTTGGCCCGGGAGCCTCACACCTCATCACCCGCCTGGAAGCAGGAGCCAGCGCTGCCCCGCCGGCTGCAGGGGGGCCCCCAATCCGGCTGCTCCCCAGGACCCCGCCAGTGGGCTTGGACCCACTCCCTCCCTGGGGTACCTGGTATGGTCTGGATAAAAGCCAGCATCTGCCCCCCACACGTCTGCTCATCATGACTTTGTCTGTGGTTCCCTGGGCTGAGGTCCCCCCAAAGCAGAGCCCTGGGGCCCACCCTCAGAGACGAGGCCCAAGGCCCGGGTTTTGCAGCTTCTCTCCACCCTGCCAGGTCCCCCAAGCCCCCCACCTGGACAAGGCTGGGAGACGTCAGCACCCAAGGGAAGGGGGCGTGGCCAGATGCGGCTctctgaggggtgggggtggttgtTGAGTGCCGACCCCAAAGGTGGGTTGGGGTCTGTGTGGAGGTCCAGCTCCCTTGAGGTTGCGTTGCCTAAGGGGGATGTGGAAGGCTCAGCTCTCCACGCTGgacaggagggaggagggaagtaGGGGTACCCAGGCGAAGGTCCCTTGTGCCTCAATTTCCCTGCCTGTAAGGTGGGGATACGGCTAGGGCGGGACCACCCCGGGTCATCAGTGATCCTGGCCTGGCCTCGTGGCTCCAGCCCAGGCACAGGGGGAGTCACAGCGCTCCACTGCCTGCTCCAGCCGGGACCTGTCGCCCCCAGTGTCTTCCCGGGGAGTCTGCGTGGCCACGGGAGGGGTCAGTGGCTCTGGGCCCCCACATGCCTGCGTGCTCTGGCGCATGTCCCCTGGTGCGTGTCGCATGTGAACCCACGGTCAGAGCTCGGGAGCAGAGCGGACGGGAGATGAAGCATTTTTAATTGAACGCCTACAGCCTCAGCGCGACGCGACTCCTTGCCTGATGGGGGCTGGGGGGGATCCCCAAGCACCAGGCACACGAGAACTGCACCCCCGTTCCCAGAGTCTCCCCTGCTAGGTTGTGCAAGGAGGTGCCCCGAGGAGCCCTTCCCCGCCTCTCCATGGGGCTGCGGCTCCCAGCCGCGGCCCGTGGCCTGCCAATCTGCTTCAATAAATAACCCCAAGAACAAAGCCTGGAAACAGGGGCTGCTGAGAGGGCGCCGAGCTGGGTGGCAAGCCAGAGGGGACTTTGTGCGAGGCCTGGCACCCCCAAGGGGCAGAGCCTCCCAAGTCAGGGTGGAAGCGACAGACGTGGAGGCggcctgggggctggggaccGAGAACTCTCTCAGTGCCCCGTGGGGCCTGGCCAGGTGGGTCCCCCCCCAGCTCCAGGGTCACCGCTCACTCCGCCCGGGCGCCCGCCGCTGCCCCCTCACCCGCTGGCTTCAGGAGACAGGGTCTTTTGGGTAGGGGGGAGGTTTGGGCCGAGGGCAGGGAGGCAGCCGGAGAGAGGCAAGGGGCAGTGGGCGAGGCCGGGTCACGGGTGGGCTCTGCTGCGGCGGGCACGGGGGGCACCCAGCTCTCCTGCCTGTGCCCCGGACACCGTGCCCATCTCCCGGCGGATGTCGCCCAGCGCGGCGACCGGGGACTCCAGCAGCCTCTGGAAGAGGCTGGGCCGGTCGGCCGGGGGCTCCCGGCACTGGAAGGTGACGGCGGTGCCCGCCTCGGGCTTCATCTCCCGCGAGAAGCCGTCGGAGGAGCCGTCGAGGCAGCGGCCGATGGCGATCTCCTTGGCCAGCCGCGGGCTCTGGTCGGTGACCGTGTAGACGCCATAGTTGTGACCCAGCGGGTCGAGCGGGGCCAGCATGGCAAAGGCGGCGGGGTCGGCGGCGGGCGCGGCCGGGGCGTGCCTGGCCAGGTAGTCCTGCAGGAGCGTGTTGACGGCCACGCGGCGGCAGCTGCCCTGGGGCGTGACGGTCACCAGCGTCCTGTCGGCCTGCCGCTGGTCGAACAGCATGCCGCTGCACTTGAACTCCACGCAGGCCGCCGAGGTGCCGGGCCGTTCGGGGCCCCGCACGCTGCGTGCGTCGCGCAGCCCGTAGAGCCGGCCCCGCGTGCGCGGGTGTGTGCCGCCCTCGCTGCGCGCGCGCACCACGTACTCGCGGGGCCCCTGCACGCGCACCTTGAGGAAGCAGGCACGGAACTCCTGCGGGTTGGGCCACCAGGCCAGCAGGTCGCCGGTCCAGGAGGCGGGCGCGGCCTCGCGGAAGGGGACCGTGTTGAACTCGTAGCGGTCCGTCTCCACGCGGGCGAAGCGGAAGTGGCCATCGGTCACCGGGGCCTCCTGGCAGTCCCGCAGGCGCCGCCACGGGTACACGGGGCCGCGGGCCTCGGCGGGGTAGCCGGGCCGGGGCTTGGCCAGGTGCACGCGGAAGCCGTGGCGCTTGAGGGCCGGGTCGTCGTGGTCGGTGCGCCGGTAGCCGAGCCGCTCCAGGTAGGCCTGAGGGACGCCCACGACGGCGGGGCGCGGGTGCGGACGGGACGGCGCGGGCTCCAGCTCCTCACCGCCCAGGCTGGCGGTGACCAGCGCGGTGTAGGCATCGGGCTGCTCCGCGTCGCAGAAGGCGGGGAGGCAGGCGCCGTTGGGGCCCGTGACGGCGCTGTCGAAGCGGCCCCAGGCGCGCGGGTTGGCGGGGAAGCCGGGCCGCGGCTCCAGGTTGACGAGCGTCACCACCACGCCCTGCACCTGCTCGCCGGGGGCGAACTTGTCGCTGGCGTAGGCGCGCACCTTCACGAAGCAGCGGCGCTGCTCGGCCACGTCCAGGTTGAAGAGGCGCCGCTCGCGGATCTCCAGGTTGCCCGCCAGGAAGACGCGCTCTTCGCGGCGCACGCGGCGGCCCGGGGCCGCCTCGCGCTGGAAgccgccctcctcctcccacaGCCCCGACGCGGGGTTCAGCGACCACAGCCTGAGAGACTCGGCGTGGCCGGGCATGTAGATCTGGGCCGCGGCCACGCGCACGGCCACCGGCCCGGCCTGCAGTAGCTCCCCTGAGCCGGCCGCGCGCAGTTCCGCCCAGAACATGCCGTAGGTGCGCAGCGGAGCCAGCTCGCCCTCGGCGTCCGCGAAGCGCAGGTCGCTGGGGGCGGCGGCGGCCGAGGCGAGGTCGCGGGGATCCACGAAGGTCACGCGGGCCTCCACGGTCCCCGCGTAGGGCTGCCCGTCGGTCCGGCGGATGGCCCCAGGAGGGAGGACCAGTTCGCCCAGGGGGCCCTCAGCCCCCAGCTCGCCCAGCGGGATCGCGTTGACCCGCGCGGCGTCCAGGAGGACGGGCTCTTTCTTCCGCAGGGCCCTGACCTCGTGGTACACGCCGGGGCCCCAGGGGTCAAAGGGCAGCACCCTGACGGCGTCAGCGAACTCGCCGCCGGGGTCCTCGAAGGTCACCACGAGCCGCTCCGTGGACGGAGATGCCTCAATgtggaagtctccctggaagGAGGTGAAGCCCACGGTCTCGCGGCCCCGCAGGATGCGGGCGAAGCGCAGCGGCTCCCCGGAGTCGGCCGCCAGCAGGCGGCCCCGCACCAGGCCGCGGGGAGGGCTACACTTGCGGCAGCCGCACTCGGCCACTACCTTGACCGGGAGCACGTAGCCGGAGCAGCGGACCTCCCGGGTCTCCAGGCGGCGCACGGAGCAGCAGCGCGGGGTGGCATCCCCGCACCCGGCGTCGGAGCCCGCGGGCCCCGGGCAGCGCGCGTTGGGGCAGAGGCCCACGTCCAGGAAGGTAGGGCCGGCGCCCGAGGGCGCGCATTCCTCGGGGAGCTGGACTAGGTGCTCGCGGGGCTGGGGGGCGCAGGCTGGCTGCCCCGGGGCTGGGGAGACATcgcagggtgagggtggggactCAGCCTAGAGGTCGGGCTTGGTGGGGGCCTTGGATCAGAGTTCAGCAAGGTCAGGGGGCAATCTCAAGTTGGGGCTCCACTGGGGTGTTGTCAGAACTCAGGGCGGGGATGGGACTTGGCCCAGAGGTCAGGACTTGGGGAGGTCAGGGGTCAGCCTGAATCAACTTGGGTGCATTCAGGATTCAGTTTGGGGATGGGAGCTCAGACCAGGGGTTGGGGCTCAGGAAGGTCAGGAGCTAGCCTGAACCGATGTGGGGTGCCGCCCGGGCTTGGGGCGGGGCACTCACCAAGCACAGTGAGCTGGGCGGTAGCTGAGCGCATGGCGCCTGCGTCATCCCACACCTTACACTGGTAGTCACCGGCCTGGTCGGGGCGCAGGCCCCGCAGTTCCAGGTGGGACCTGGACCCGTGCGCCCTCCTGTCCAGCAGCGTGCCGTTGTGGAACCTGGGTGCCAGACAGGCAGCATGTGGGTGCCCTCGGCACAGAGGAGGGGGCTGCATCCGCCCTGCCCCTCGGGCCAGGAACACCCAGGCAGCGTCTCCTCTGGTCCACCCCCTCCAAATTTCCCACCTTCCAGAAGGGGAGTGAGGCAGGTGGAAACTTCCAGGTCTGTTGAGCACCACACCTCCCGGGACTCCCAATCTGAACCCTGGCACAGGGCAGGGGACTCACCAGGAATATTTCTTGGGCCTGTGGCTGCCTGCAGCTTTGCAGCAGAAGGTCACGTCCTGGCCAGCCTCTCGCACCCGGGACTGGGGGTGCTTCACCAGGTAAGGCTTCTCTGGGGGCAGGGACTGCAGAGGTCAGGGACCCCACACCCCTGGCTTCTCCCAATAACCCTTTCCCAGGGCAGATCCCACCATTTCCCTTCACCAGGAGGGCCGTTTTCCATTTGCACCTTCTCTGGCCCTTCCCCAACTCAAGGTAATGCTGCTTCTGCTCAAGACTGAACCCCACCTTAATGCTTCGCTTCCCTCTGGGGTGCCAAATTTAGATACAGCCTTGTGCCTTCTCCAACTGCACCATCTCTTATTTCTTCCCCACGACGCCATATTTCCCTTCCTACTTTCTCCAGTGACGTGTCATGCCTTCTTTCTTCCCCATGATACCATATTTCGCTTCCCACCTTCTCCAGTGATTGTGTtgcctctcttcccttccccagtGACCTCCTGCTGCATCACATCTTGGCCCTCCCTGGAGCTCGGTGCCACACAGatcttctttcctcatttctcagCTACCCCCTTCCCCTGAGCTCCTTCTCCAGAGGCCCTTACCCAGCTTCTCAAGGACGATGGTGACGATGGCAGAGACGGAGCCattggcctgggcctgggccatGCCTGCAGAGAAGCCATCCATCTGGGCACTGACGTTGATCCGGCTGCCAGCGCAGACACCGGACACCCGGAAGGTTCCGTGGGTATCGCTGGTGATCGCAGCGCCAGCCCAGCCTCGCACGGAGACGCGGGCCCCTGGCAGCGGCCGCCCAGACTGGGTGACCACA contains:
- the CILP2 gene encoding cartilage intermediate layer protein 2, with the translated sequence MAPLPPLLCLCVAAAHLAGAGDVIPTGEPPGSAGPLNGRWRRPGQPSPALEDWEEASEWTSWFNVDHPGGDGDFETLAAIRFYYGPARVCPRPLALEARTTDWALPSAVGERVHLSPARGFWCLNREQPRGRGCSNYHVRFRCPVETAWGAWGPWGPCSGSCGPGRRLRRRRCQERTGEACPGRSSEAQKCVRPGCPGCNLNTCECPDHILLGTVVTQSGRPLPGARVSVRGWAGAAITSDTHGTFRVSGVCAGSRINVSAQMDGFSAGMAQAQANGSVSAIVTIVLEKLEKPYLVKHPQSRVREAGQDVTFCCKAAGSHRPKKYSWFHNGTLLDRRAHGSRSHLELRGLRPDQAGDYQCKVWDDAGAMRSATAQLTVLAPGQPACAPQPREHLVQLPEECAPSGAGPTFLDVGLCPNARCPGPAGSDAGCGDATPRCCSVRRLETREVRCSGYVLPVKVVAECGCRKCSPPRGLVRGRLLAADSGEPLRFARILRGRETVGFTSFQGDFHIEASPSTERLVVTFEDPGGEFADAVRVLPFDPWGPGVYHEVRALRKKEPVLLDAARVNAIPLGELGAEGPLGELVLPPGAIRRTDGQPYAGTVEARVTFVDPRDLASAAAAPSDLRFADAEGELAPLRTYGMFWAELRAAGSGELLQAGPVAVRVAAAQIYMPGHAESLRLWSLNPASGLWEEEGGFQREAAPGRRVRREERVFLAGNLEIRERRLFNLDVAEQRRCFVKVRAYASDKFAPGEQVQGVVVTLVNLEPRPGFPANPRAWGRFDSAVTGPNGACLPAFCDAEQPDAYTALVTASLGGEELEPAPSRPHPRPAVVGVPQAYLERLGYRRTDHDDPALKRHGFRVHLAKPRPGYPAEARGPVYPWRRLRDCQEAPVTDGHFRFARVETDRYEFNTVPFREAAPASWTGDLLAWWPNPQEFRACFLKVRVQGPREYVVRARSEGGTHPRTRGRLYGLRDARSVRGPERPGTSAACVEFKCSGMLFDQRQADRTLVTVTPQGSCRRVAVNTLLQDYLARHAPAAPAADPAAFAMLAPLDPLGHNYGVYTVTDQSPRLAKEIAIGRCLDGSSDGFSREMKPEAGTAVTFQCREPPADRPSLFQRLLESPVAALGDIRREMGTVSGAQAGELGAPRARRSRAHP